A genome region from Pirellulales bacterium includes the following:
- a CDS encoding endonuclease/exonuclease/phosphatase family protein translates to MPFSLFKQTDPRDFAIPKLLTAQFCRAVLATAAVSYLVGLALLWGFLRAAGDRWWFATVLLYAPRWLYGVPLIVLIPLAAWANRRALLPLLAAIAIFILPVMGFRVPLARNSEADKPRLRVITCNMQGGKAARVALAEFAVNEQADIVALQECDSDVRIPWPETWHEIREGALVVASRYPLRDSDHSVRAHPQSQWPPSNALRCVVEAPSGDIGFCCVHLLTPRSGLERVLDQRTIVAPGRSRMLSELIQCRRWESEELKQWITDFNRPTIIAGDFNMPVDSTIYLDIWSSFTNAFDVAGFGFGTTKITTKRGWSYGARIDQILYGNTFFGCRKCWVGPDVGSDHFPLVADIVARKPSDMIPPQVD, encoded by the coding sequence ATGCCATTTTCGTTGTTCAAACAAACTGATCCACGGGACTTTGCAATTCCCAAGTTGCTCACGGCGCAGTTCTGCCGGGCAGTACTGGCAACGGCCGCCGTGTCATACTTAGTTGGCTTGGCATTGCTGTGGGGATTCCTTCGCGCCGCTGGTGACCGCTGGTGGTTCGCCACCGTGCTACTCTATGCACCACGCTGGCTGTACGGCGTGCCCTTGATCGTCCTGATTCCGTTGGCCGCTTGGGCGAATCGCCGAGCATTGTTGCCGCTTCTAGCGGCGATCGCAATTTTTATCCTCCCGGTGATGGGCTTTCGTGTCCCGCTTGCGCGAAACTCGGAGGCCGACAAACCACGGCTGCGCGTGATTACGTGCAACATGCAAGGAGGAAAGGCGGCTCGAGTCGCCTTGGCCGAGTTCGCGGTGAACGAGCAGGCAGACATCGTCGCGCTTCAGGAATGCGACAGCGATGTGCGCATTCCCTGGCCGGAGACATGGCATGAGATCAGGGAGGGCGCACTGGTTGTCGCGTCGCGCTATCCACTGCGCGATTCAGACCACTCGGTTCGCGCCCACCCTCAATCCCAGTGGCCGCCATCTAATGCTCTACGATGTGTCGTTGAAGCGCCGTCGGGCGACATAGGATTCTGCTGCGTCCACCTGCTAACTCCGCGCAGCGGTCTTGAGCGGGTTCTCGATCAGAGGACAATTGTCGCGCCAGGGCGTAGCCGGATGCTAAGCGAGTTGATTCAATGCCGTCGCTGGGAATCTGAGGAATTGAAGCAATGGATTACAGACTTTAATCGGCCGACGATCATCGCCGGCGACTTCAACATGCCCGTCGACAGCACTATCTACCTCGATATTTGGTCATCGTTTACAAATGCGTTCGACGTGGCAGGCTTCGGATTTGGCACTACCAAGATCACGACCAAACGAGGCTGGAGCTATGGGGCGCGGATCGATCAAATACTCTATGGCAATACTTTCTTTGGCTGTCGCAAATGCTGGGTTGGCCCCGACGTGGGGTCGGATCACTTCCCGCTGGTAGCGGATATCGTGGCCCGCAAACCTTCCGACATGATCCCGCCCCAAGTCGACTAG